From the genome of Streptococcus oralis:
GTTGAGGGCGCGACGTAGGGCACCAAGTAGGTCTACATTTGCCCAGTGAGGTTTTGGAGTCGTTGTGATAAAACCATAGGTTTTTGAGTTTTTATCGATATCAATAGGACCAAAGGAACCGATGGCAAGACCTGCAAGATTATCGAATTTTGAAAAGAATTCGATGGTTTTATCGATGGTCTCGATAGGAGTTGTTGTAGGAAACTGTGTTTTTTCTACAACGTTAAAATTTTCATCTCCGACAGCACAGACAAACTTTGTACCGCCCGCTTCTAAGCTTCCATATAATTTTGTCATGATAAACCTCTTATCTTTGTTTTCTCTATTATAGCACATTTTAAAGGGCTAGATTTCTCAATATTTTAGATTTTCCTCTGTAAATCTTACCATCCAAGTAAAAACGAACAAACATAATATTTGTTCGTTTTGTTTTTAGATTTGATTTTCGAAGAGGACTAGGCTTTCACTTCGATGATAGCGTCACCCTTGACAACTGAACCGCTTGCGACTGGTGTCACAGAAGCGTAGTCTGCTGTGTTGGTTACGATAACCATTGTTGTGTCGTCAAGACCTGCAGCGGCGATTTTGTTTGAGTCAAAGGTTCCGAGAACATCACCAGCTTTGACCTTGTCGCCTTGAGCAACTTTTTGTTCAAAGCCTTCACCGTTCATAGTCACCGTATCAATACCAACATGGATCAAGATTTCAGCTCCATTAGCTGTCTTCAAACCGTAAGCATGTCCTGTGGCAAAAGCAATCGATACTTCCGCATCAGCTGGTGCATAAACCACACCTTGGCTTGGTTTTACTGCGATACCTTGTCCCATTGCACCACTTGAAAAGACTGGATCATCAACATTCTCAAGGGCAACTACGTCCCCAACGATTGGAGTTTGGATTGTTTCATTTTGAGGAGCTACTGGAATGTTACCAGTTGTTTCTTCTTGAACCAAGCGTTCTGTCGCCACTTCACTAGCAACTTCTTCTTCGTCCTCGTAACCAAACATGTAGGTAAGGGCAAAACCAAGAACAAATGATACAGCTACCATAAGAAGGTATTGGAACAATTGACCATTCCCAACGTAAAGCATAGTACCAGGGATGATGGTGATACCATTACCAGTACCAGCAAGTCCAAGGATAGAAGCCAATCCACCACCGATAGCACCAGCGATCAATGAAAGGAAGAATGGTTTACGGAAGCGCAAGTTTACCCCGAAGATAGCTGGTTCTGTAATACCGAGGAAGGCAGAAAGAGCAGCTGGGAAAGCAAGTGTTTTCAGTTTAGGATTTTTAGTTTTAACACCAACGGCAACTGTCGCAGCCCCTTGAGCTGTCATTGCTGCAGTGATGATAGCGTTGAATGGGTTGACATGGTCAGCAGCAAGCAACTGAACTTCAAGCAAGTTGAAGATGTGGTGCACACCTGATACGACAATCAATTGGTGAACCCCACCGATGACCAAACCACCGAGACCAAATGGCAAACCAAGAATCGCTTTTGTTCCGAGAAGGATGTAGTTTTCAACAACGTGGAAGACTGGTCCGATGACAAAGAGTCCAAGGATAGACATAACCAAAAGTGTCACGAATGGTGTCACCAAGAGATCCAAGACATCTGGAACCACTTTTCGGAGAGCTTTTTCAAACTTGGCTCCGACCACCCCGATGATGAAGGCCGGAAGAACAGAACCTTGCAAACCAACAACAGGAATGAAGCCAAAGAAGTTCATAGCTGTTACTTCACCACCTGATGCTACTGCCCAAGCGTTTGGAAGCGAACCAGAAACCAGCATCATACCAAGGACGATACCAACGGCTGGATTTCCACCGAATACGCGGAAGGTTGACCATACAACTAAACCTGGTAAGATGATGAAGGCTGTATCTGTGAGGATTTGGCTGTAAATGGTAACATCTTCTGGAAGTGTGATTCCAAGAGCGTTCAAGAGACCACGAAGACCCATGAAGAGACCTGTCGCTACGATAACTGGAATGATTGGTACAAAGACGTCACCGAAAGTACGGATAGCACGTTGGAACCAGTTTCCTTGTTTAGCAGCTTCTGCTTTCATGTCTTCTTTAGAAGAGGTTGGCAAACCAAGTGCAACCACTTCGTCGTACATCTTGTTTACTGTACCAGTCCCAAAGATGATTTGGTATTGGCCTGAGTTAAAGAAAGCTCCTTGAACTTTATCCAAGTTCTCAATCACTTCCTTATTGATTTTCCCTTCATCTTTGACCATGACACGTAGACGAGTCGCACAGTGAGCTACACTGTTGACATTTTCACGTCCACCAAGGGCTTCGATGACCTTTTTTGCAATATCCTGATTGTTCATTTGCAAAAATCTCCTTATATAAAATTTTGTAAAGTGTTTGAAAGCGATTTTATCCGCCCTACGACTATTATTTTATCATGTTTCTAAAATATGTCAAGCGTTTTGCAGAAATTTTTATTCCCTTTCTTTTTCCTCTGATTATTTTTGCTCGTTTTTGAGGGAAATTCTCTTTTTCCTCAAAAAAATATCTTTAAACTTGAGGAATAAAGGTTTTTATTTACATTTTCTTTCATTTTTTCGTGAAAATTTGTTAGATTTCCTTTACTTGATTTATGGCAACCGTTTGACATATTTTTCTCTTTTTTAACATAAAAGGCTTGCTTTTTTTGCCGAAAACGTTTACTATTAATAATAGAATAGAACTTATGGAGGAAAGATAAAATGGAATGGACAACTGAGCGCCGTTATAGACGCTATGAAGACTGGTCTAATGATGAAATCAAGCAAATCAAGGAAAAGATGGCACAATCTCCATGGCATACTCATTACCATGTCGAGCCTAAAATGGGGCTTCTCAATGACCCAAATGGCTTTTCCTATTTTGATGGTAAATGGATTCTCTTTTACCAAAACTTCCCCTTTGGTGCAGCTCATGGTTTGAAATCTTGGGTGCAGCTTGAAAGTGATGATTTAGTGCACTTTA
Proteins encoded in this window:
- a CDS encoding sucrose-specific PTS transporter subunit IIBC, whose amino-acid sequence is MNNQDIAKKVIEALGGRENVNSVAHCATRLRVMVKDEGKINKEVIENLDKVQGAFFNSGQYQIIFGTGTVNKMYDEVVALGLPTSSKEDMKAEAAKQGNWFQRAIRTFGDVFVPIIPVIVATGLFMGLRGLLNALGITLPEDVTIYSQILTDTAFIILPGLVVWSTFRVFGGNPAVGIVLGMMLVSGSLPNAWAVASGGEVTAMNFFGFIPVVGLQGSVLPAFIIGVVGAKFEKALRKVVPDVLDLLVTPFVTLLVMSILGLFVIGPVFHVVENYILLGTKAILGLPFGLGGLVIGGVHQLIVVSGVHHIFNLLEVQLLAADHVNPFNAIITAAMTAQGAATVAVGVKTKNPKLKTLAFPAALSAFLGITEPAIFGVNLRFRKPFFLSLIAGAIGGGLASILGLAGTGNGITIIPGTMLYVGNGQLFQYLLMVAVSFVLGFALTYMFGYEDEEEVASEVATERLVQEETTGNIPVAPQNETIQTPIVGDVVALENVDDPVFSSGAMGQGIAVKPSQGVVYAPADAEVSIAFATGHAYGLKTANGAEILIHVGIDTVTMNGEGFEQKVAQGDKVKAGDVLGTFDSNKIAAAGLDDTTMVIVTNTADYASVTPVASGSVVKGDAIIEVKA